The following are from one region of the Rhinoraja longicauda isolate Sanriku21f chromosome 11, sRhiLon1.1, whole genome shotgun sequence genome:
- the LOC144597866 gene encoding nmrA-like family domain-containing protein 1, which produces MPETVAVFGADRRLGNAVASALLECGGFTVRAVVQGLTSPSTQLLQAAGAHVLLADENDPGSVDLSGVHGCFAVTHTDFSCGDPLQDEIRQGYRIADSCKRHNVRHVVLTGAHHVHRKYSLPARHLDAKACINDYMNELNLPKTEIIVPFYFEDFLTKFKPKPAGNNIYQIAIPMGEVAMDGVSVRQIGPIVAALFRSPERWIGKSCSLSAGRLTVQEHAQILTHHLYPKQFKDARISVRKFVESFGGPAAQDLGNMFEFWKRGGQKTNSTMSFELYPELQTFQQWVSENKTSLVC; this is translated from the exons ATGCCAGAGACGGTTGCAGTCTTTGGCGCTGACCGGAGGCTAGGGAACGCTGTTGCCTCTGCCTTGCTGGAGTGTGGTGGTTTCACGGTGCGGGCGGTCGTGCAAGGGTTAACGTCTCCGAGCACCCAGCTTCTCCAGGCTGCCGGAGCACATGTATTGCTGGCTGACGAGAACGACCCAGGCAGCGTGGATCTGAGTGGTGTGCACGGGTGCTTTGCCGTCACTCACACCGACTTCAGCTGCGGTGACCCTCTGCAG GATGAAATTCGGCAGGGATACAGGATCGCGGACTCGTGTAAAAGGCACAACGTCAGGCACGTTGTACTGACTGGGGCTCATCATGTCCACAGGAAGTACAGCCTCCCAGCACGCCACCTGGATGCTAAAGCCTGCATCAACGACTACATGAACGAACTCAATCTGCCCAAGACTGAGATAATAGTTCCATTTTACTTTGAAGATTTTCTGACAAAATTCAAACCAAAACCAGCTGGAAATAACATTTATCAAATTG CCATCCCAATGGGAGAGGTTGCTATGGACGGAGTGAGCGTCAGGCAGATTGGACCGATTGTGGCAGCCTTGTTCAGGAGCCCGGAACGCTGGATCGGAAAGAGCTGCAGCCTGTCTGCGGGAAGGCTGACAGTGCAGGAACACGCACAGATCCTCACCCATCACCTGTACCCCAAGCAGTTCAAAGATGCCCGG ATTTCAGTCCGAAAGTTTGTGGAGTCCTTTGGAGGACCAGCGGCTCAAGATTTGGGGAATATGTTTGAGTTTTGGAAGAGAGGTGGACAGAAAACAAACAGTACCATGAGCTTTGAACTCTATCCAGAGTTACAAACATTCCAGCAGTGGGTTTCAGAAAATAAGACTTCACTGGTTTGTTAA